From Apium graveolens cultivar Ventura chromosome 9, ASM990537v1, whole genome shotgun sequence, the proteins below share one genomic window:
- the LOC141686074 gene encoding phenolic glucoside malonyltransferase 1-like — protein MLKVLESCRVSPPPQSKAEKSLPLTFFDLIWVPFHPLARVIFFDIPCSTNHYFQNILPNLKTPLSDALQHFYPLAGNLIKPLNTNSEIDFHIRYVDGDSVLVTFAECTGDFNHFSGYHARDANLFKPLVPQLPTGGTCVLASGEQCSASPLLAIQVTFFPNHGVCIGFTNSHVVADGSSLFSFIQAWASLCKQVMLKVDGSNFQIPYYDRSSIKDPVGLGATFKSNLVGSVTAEQMEHNVPDQSADDTKARVTFILKQPHIEALKSLVIQKRPALPYISSFTAVCAYIWTCMAKTRAAVVKNMEQESLNFGIAYDCRARLDPPLPASYFGNCILAAVTVEKKNILAGEEGLFAAAELIGKSLYAKLNNKEGILKGSGDFNEFAGVLRGEWYLGVAGSPKLDYYNTIDFGWGKPTKFEFVSEPFSISRCKDSKVGLELGFIMPKNEVDVFSSIFAQGLTAGST, from the coding sequence ATGCTAAAAGTGCTAGAGAGTTGCAGAGTCTCTCCCCCACCACAGAGCAAGGCCGAGAAATCTCTGCCCCTGACTTTCTTCGACTTAATATGGGTACCATTTCATCCTCTTGCCCGTGTCATTTTCTTTGATATTCCTTGCTCCACCAATCACTATTTCCAAAACATTCTTCCAAATCTCAAAACTCCATTGTCTGATGCTCTCCAACACTTCTATCCCTTAGCCGGAAATCTGATAAAACCTTTGAATACTAATTCTGAAATCGACTTCCATATTCGTTACGTGGATGGGGACTCTGTTTTAGTAACATTTGCTGAATGCACAGGTGATTTTAATCATTTTTCGGGATATCATGCTCGGGATGCAAATCTTTTTAAACCACTTGTTCCTCAGCTCCCAACAGGAGGTACTTGTGTTCTCGCGTCTGGGGAACAGTGTTCTGCATCTCCGTTGTTAGCGATACAAGTCACTTTTTTTCCAAACCATGGTGTCTGTATTGGATTTACAAACTCCCATGTTGTTGCGGATGGGAGTAGTTTGTTTAGTTTCATACAGGCATGGGCGTCTCTTTGTAAGCAAGTTATGTTAAAAGTAGATGGTTCTAATTTTCAAATCCCGTATTATGATAGGAGTTCAATCAAAGATCCTGTTGGTCTAGGTGCAACCTTTAAAAGCAACTTAGTAGGATCTGTAACGGCCGAGCAAATGGAGCATAACGTTCCGGATCAATCAGCAGATGACACCAAAGCTCGTGTAACATTTATCCTGAAACAACCCCATATTGAAGCACTGAAAAGCTTGGTAATACAGAAACGTCCAGCGTTGCCATATATTTCTTCATTCACCGCAGTCTGTGCCTACATCTGGACTTGCATGGCAAAAACACGAGCAGCTGTTGTCAAAAACATGGAACAAGAGTCTCTTAACTTCGGAATCGCGTACGATTGTCGTGCTCGTTTAGATCCACCCCTGCCTGCCTCATACTTCGGTAATTGCATACTAGCTGCTGTTACAGTTGAGAAGAAGAATATACTGGCTGGAGAAGAAGGCCTTTTTGCAGCTGCTGAATTGATTGGGAAATCACTTTATGCAAAGCTAAACAACAAGGAAGGAATTTTGAAGGGTTCAGGTGACTTCAATGAGTTTGCAGGAGTATTAAGAGGCGAATGGTACCTAGGCGTTGCTGGTTCACCAAAGTTAGATTATTACAACACTATAGACTTTGGTTGGGGTAAACCGACAAAATTCGAATTTGTTTCAGAGCCGTTTTCTATTTCAAGGTGCAAAGATTCAAAAGTGGGCTTGGAACTTGGTTTCATCATGCCCAAAAATGAGGTGGATGTTTTCTCTTCTATATTTGCTCAGGGATTGACAGCTGGTTCAACTTAA